The Exiguobacterium aurantiacum DSM 6208 genome includes a window with the following:
- the mscL gene encoding large conductance mechanosensitive channel protein MscL, whose amino-acid sequence MWKEFKEFAMRGNIIDLAVAFILGAAFTAIVNSLVNDIFMPLLGILIGGINFSDLSMSVLDVDVAYGNFIQEIVTFLLIAFALFMMVKVINRLKREKAVEETPEPELSREEQLLAEIRDLLKERP is encoded by the coding sequence ATGTGGAAAGAGTTCAAAGAATTCGCCATGCGCGGTAACATCATCGACCTTGCCGTCGCCTTCATCCTCGGGGCCGCGTTCACGGCGATCGTCAACTCGCTCGTCAACGACATCTTCATGCCGCTCCTCGGCATCTTAATCGGCGGCATCAACTTCTCCGATTTATCGATGAGCGTGCTCGACGTCGACGTCGCGTACGGCAACTTCATTCAGGAGATCGTCACGTTCCTGCTCATCGCGTTCGCCTTGTTCATGATGGTGAAAGTGATCAACCGCTTGAAGCGAGAGAAAGCCGTCGAAGAGACGCCAGAGCCAGAACTGTCGCGCGAGGAACAACTCCTTGCCGAAATTCGTGACTTGTTGAAAGAGCGTCCATGA
- the fabZ gene encoding 3-hydroxyacyl-ACP dehydratase FabZ gives MYTIEQIKEVIPHRYPFLLIDRILEVEEGKRAVGLKNVTANEEFFNGHFPDYNVMPGVLIVEALAQVGAFAMLKQESNRGKLAFFAGIDGCRFKRQVVPGDQLRLEVEILKVRGPIGKGRAVATVDGEVACEAELTFALK, from the coding sequence ATGTACACGATTGAACAGATTAAAGAAGTAATCCCGCATCGGTACCCGTTCTTGCTCATCGACCGCATTCTCGAGGTCGAAGAAGGCAAACGGGCCGTCGGATTAAAAAATGTGACGGCGAACGAAGAGTTCTTCAACGGACACTTCCCAGACTATAACGTCATGCCTGGCGTATTGATCGTCGAGGCGCTCGCACAAGTCGGTGCGTTCGCGATGCTCAAACAAGAGTCAAATCGCGGTAAACTCGCGTTTTTTGCAGGCATCGATGGATGTCGTTTCAAACGTCAAGTCGTCCCGGGCGACCAGTTGCGTCTCGAGGTCGAGATCTTGAAAGTGCGCGGTCCGATCGGAAAAGGCCGTGCCGTGGCGACAGTCGATGGAGAAGTCGCTTGTGAAGCAGAACTAACTTTCGCCCTGAAGTGA
- a CDS encoding methyl-accepting chemotaxis protein: MNRNKSQSLQTRILLAMLAFVTLLVIIFMVVQVVSTKQTVLRSMQAVLVEDADRISETIDADAYAAFLQNPTKDATFEQFREQLDTYRTQIGAMYVYTLAVDGDELQIIVDGMSADDAVDIGTPTTATSLEDARPALEGEQVTTPIVEDPEYGDYMTVLVPIMRGNEVIGLLGIDKGARDVEAVTNDVLRASLPPVLLGLLGLLLFASFAIWRYLGWKLRPLRDLERVATHIAEGDLLTASEEMEKIQIRSNDEIKRLTASMDKMAKMLKELISNLQTSAQTVRDESGNVASISEEVNDASRQIAYTMEEIASGVENQSVLTMRLYGHMNEFSELVDQTTKDGAEVSGQAEDVSRVTTAGLHLMEDAVGKMTNIHGQVQASQRQVKDFERQADEVTTLVTMIRQISEQTNLLALNAAIEAARAGEHGKGFAVVASEIRNLSTSVAKSVSEISEIVGSVKHNSIALGETFTDSMRAAEDGKRTLEETKQAFNAIEQSVRDMQRLTDSMQSQLDRVKANQTDIKQGLSDIASISEESTAGNEEVAASTEQMSATSETMNRLVKELSHTAEDMQRMSRQFKL; encoded by the coding sequence ATGAATCGAAACAAGTCACAATCACTACAGACCCGCATCTTGCTGGCGATGCTCGCCTTTGTCACGTTGCTCGTCATCATTTTCATGGTGGTGCAGGTCGTCAGTACGAAACAGACGGTGCTCCGTTCGATGCAGGCCGTGTTAGTAGAAGACGCGGACCGAATCAGCGAGACGATCGACGCCGACGCATACGCGGCGTTTCTTCAAAATCCGACGAAAGACGCGACGTTCGAGCAGTTTCGGGAACAGCTCGACACGTACCGGACGCAAATCGGGGCGATGTACGTCTATACGCTTGCTGTGGATGGAGATGAGCTACAAATCATCGTCGACGGGATGAGCGCCGACGATGCGGTCGACATCGGGACACCGACGACGGCGACGTCGCTCGAGGATGCGCGTCCGGCGCTCGAAGGAGAACAGGTCACGACACCGATCGTCGAAGACCCGGAATATGGCGACTACATGACCGTGCTCGTGCCAATCATGCGCGGGAATGAAGTCATCGGCCTTCTCGGCATCGACAAAGGGGCGCGTGACGTCGAAGCGGTGACAAACGACGTGTTGCGAGCAAGTCTGCCGCCCGTGTTGCTCGGACTCCTCGGATTGCTCTTGTTCGCTTCGTTCGCCATCTGGCGCTACCTCGGCTGGAAGTTGCGCCCGCTCCGGGACCTTGAGCGGGTCGCGACACATATCGCCGAAGGCGACTTGTTGACGGCTTCCGAAGAGATGGAGAAGATCCAGATTCGCTCAAACGATGAGATCAAGCGTCTCACCGCGTCGATGGACAAGATGGCGAAGATGTTGAAAGAGTTGATTTCAAACCTACAGACGTCGGCACAGACGGTACGCGACGAGAGCGGCAACGTGGCGAGTATCTCGGAAGAAGTGAACGACGCGTCACGGCAAATCGCTTATACGATGGAAGAAATCGCGAGCGGTGTCGAGAACCAGAGCGTGTTGACGATGCGGCTGTACGGCCATATGAACGAGTTCTCAGAGCTCGTCGATCAGACGACGAAAGACGGGGCCGAAGTGAGCGGACAAGCGGAAGACGTCAGCCGCGTGACGACAGCTGGGCTTCATCTTATGGAGGACGCCGTCGGGAAGATGACGAACATCCACGGCCAAGTGCAAGCGTCACAGCGCCAAGTGAAAGATTTCGAGCGCCAGGCCGACGAAGTGACGACGCTCGTCACGATGATTCGTCAAATCTCGGAACAGACGAACTTGCTCGCCTTGAACGCGGCCATCGAAGCGGCCCGCGCCGGGGAGCACGGGAAAGGCTTCGCCGTCGTCGCCTCTGAGATTCGGAACTTATCGACGAGCGTAGCAAAATCGGTCAGTGAAATCTCCGAGATCGTCGGAAGCGTCAAACACAACTCGATTGCACTCGGAGAGACGTTCACGGACAGCATGCGTGCCGCCGAGGACGGCAAACGGACGCTCGAGGAAACGAAACAGGCGTTCAACGCGATCGAACAAAGTGTGCGCGACATGCAACGTCTGACCGATTCGATGCAATCGCAGCTCGACCGGGTGAAGGCGAACCAAACGGATATCAAGCAAGGACTCTCGGACATCGCGTCGATCTCGGAAGAGAGCACGGCCGGCAACGAAGAAGTCGCGGCCTCGACCGAGCAAATGTCGGCCACGAGCGAGACGATGAACCGACTCGTCAAAGAGTTGTCGCATACGGCCGAGGACATGCAACGCATGAGCCGTCAGTTCAAGCTGTGA
- a CDS encoding DNA-directed RNA polymerase subunit beta has translation MDVANEEQNGSEEKESKQRTERKRLSNYRRFPILLRVIVVLILAVAMLAIGAIIGYSVIGGGEWRDVFNIDTWRHITDFWLTS, from the coding sequence ATGGACGTGGCGAACGAAGAACAGAATGGCTCGGAAGAAAAAGAGTCGAAACAGCGGACGGAACGGAAACGTTTGTCGAACTACCGCCGTTTCCCAATCTTGCTGCGCGTCATCGTTGTCCTCATATTGGCCGTCGCGATGCTTGCCATCGGGGCCATTATCGGGTACAGCGTCATTGGCGGCGGCGAGTGGAGGGACGTGTTCAACATCGACACGTGGCGCCATATCACCGATTTTTGGCTAACCTCATAA